TGTGATTTGTAGTAATATTCCGTTTAAGACACCTTCGGTAAATTCAGTCATATAGCTTGACATGTTTCCTTTGTTAGTGCCACCAAAACTGTGATTTGTAGTAATATTCcgttttttgaccaaaaaaaataatagtaatattccGTTTAAGACACCTTCAGTAAATTGCTGGCGGATGCAAAATTAGTTTATCAATTAACTAACAGTTTCAAGTACATTTGTGGCTGTGACAAGGCCACAAGTGTTTAAGTGTCTAAATTATAGGGCAACAAGAGTGTGTTTGAGGGCTTTGGTGGCACTAACAAAGGAAACATGTCAAGCTATATGAGTAATATGACTGAACGGTTTTGTTGAAATTATGAATAATGTGGATGAAGGCTTTGgttaatgtaatatatatagatggatGGAGTCGGGAACATGAACATGAGAGGAACTATCTGATTTGACCATATTGATACAACCTAAGTGATTCGAAGTCGTAGTTTAAAGAGTTATGTACTGTTTTATGAACGCGCTTCAAAAAGGTTTAAGAAACCTTTTAATGTTGTAGAACTTTTCATACGTTAAATTAGCTTACATTGCAAGCAAAAACAAGCGTCGATCTgttgctctctctctcgcgaAATCTAAAGTTTTGAGGAGATCATAAGAGTATGGTCCGCAGTGTATGCATGTGAGTGACAACAGTGGAGCCTACGCACGTGACGGTAACATGTGCCATCCAACTAATATAATCCCCCTAatctctttctattttatttttgcgaTTAAAGCTGCAAATCAATACTATGTTCCTTTGTATCCATCATTTTCTGTCGttggtttgttttgagtttacAACTCATCCATCTTTGCGTGTTTTGCGCGGATCCATAATCAATAACCATGGATCGGACTTCGTACCGGACATATATTCGGTTTAGCTGTCTGATTACATGTAAGgttgttattttttgttaactttgaatatacattatataatataaacattttagtttaattttttaattttcatctttaagtttttcttaatgGTGAACTATTTCTTAGTTAATTCatctaagagaaaaaaaagaaaaaacaaaattcccaaaaaaacatatcagGTTAGTTTAACGATAATGAATATACACACTAGAAATCAGATTTATGTCTGTAATTAGCAAGTAAAGATTGCAGGTTCTAAGCAACTTATATGATCcaccaaatatattttttaaaatcagaaTTGTATAATGAAATAGTTAAATATACGAGGAAACAAGAGAAGGTCCCATATGGTTGTATGGTTGGGAATAGAAGCTGCAgccaattatatttttatttcggaaacaaacatgaaagtatattaaaagagacaaaaacaaagaagaggaaattatggaaacaaacatgaaagtatattaaaagagacaaaaacaaagaagaggaaattATGGAAACAAACGAGCTTAAGTAACCTCACCCCCCAAAATACTATATTTGTGTCGTTAAAAGCATTTATagtatttgataatttttatcGTGATATACTTATTGTCACCGAAATCAAAATGGACTCCACCACCCACCCACAGAAACAAGATAACGagaagtaataattaaaacaaaaaaaaaatcattggtTAACTTATGCAGTCAAGATTTTTTGTCCAGTTCAGACTTCAGAGACAGTCTCTCGTGTTGTCCATGTGATGTGGCTTTAATTCTCTGAtgtcaaataacatcaaatcgtATTTATATTCTTCTTCGCGATGctgttttgtatattatttatgaaCTAAAATTCTCATGTTGACATGTTCTTTAGGAAATAAATGTTTTTCCCAACATCTTTTAAATTGTCTCATGATCATACTGTAATTGGCAAAAAAGTTCCTAATTAAGCCTGCTAGAGAGAGAGTAattaagttatatttataaataaaaaaaacaattacgaCGCTTGTCTTTTTGATGTTCACATCTAATAGTAATTACTTAGAATGTAGGTAGTTTGATGAGTCTTAGCATAATCACCTAATATTTAGCAtattcaaaagatatgaatcaTCAAATCGATATCTACTCCTCGTTTTGAGTTGGAACGCATAACCCCTAAAACACAATACCTAACATACAACTACAAGACTGCTCGTCACCAACAAGAgccattaataataataatgttcaATCACTTTATGATAAAATTTTGGAAGCAATATAATTTAGCCAGAACCGGCAAGGCGGCAAGTCACTAATTTGCTGAATCAAATGTggatttgtatgtttttttttttaaaatatctttggGATCGACGGCCTCTTCGACTTTATTAGTAAATATTGTTAACATACATAAGACAGGAAAGCATGTCATGCACGTTTTATGGCCCGGGGAATAAATATCAATCAGCAATTATATGTGCATCTTTTCTAGGTTTTAGGTCACACATAACGGTGTATATTGTAtaactttgttttattaaagttaCGGAAAACGAATTGACCGTAACACAAAACGAAGTTCTTAAGAACcttttaattttatggtttaaggCTCCTACAACCTACGATAATGGAGTGGGAGTCGTCTTCACACTAGTTAAAAGCATGGTCAATAATAAGAATATTGTTTGAGTTGGTTGGTATAAATAGTTGCTAATCGTGATAAGTCAAAGAAGTAGAAAACGATGTTGTAATAACTTCGTTTTGTCTTTCGgcggaagaaaacaaaagataaattgTTAGTATTTAGGGACAACTAAGATCCAAGGTCTCTCTCTTTGTGCTTtcactttacttttttttggaaatgtGTTCTTTGATTTCGGAAAGCTTGTTGAGACCAATGATAGTAATTAAGATTCATTTCCGCGTCAGCATAGTCCAACGCATCATCTACCTTAAAGCTTTAAGTAATTTAGGAATGAAGAATTTTAAGCCACTAAGcaccttttctttgtttatcaCACATACACTATGCCAAATTATAACCATACGAAGCTAAACCCACATAACGAAGGGACTTGAGAGAAACTGTATAGGTAGAGAGAGTAGGAGACAAACGTGcttaataaaaattgatgtttttaagGGAAGTGGTAAAAGGAATTAGAACTCTATTTTACATAAACtgataaaaatgataataataaggAATTAGATCTAAAAACGTAAACCTCTATTATTATGTACTAATTCATACCATCAAACTAGATAAACATAGGAATAAATCATAATTAACATATTTCCTCTCTCAATCTTGTGACATCTACTATTCCAAAAAAGAATCTTGTGACATctttagaaccaaaaaaaaaagtgacatcTCATGTTTATCCAATTTAGAGGTTGACTAAAACTTAGATCTGTCACCGTTTACATAATCGCCGTTATTAATTTCAcgaaattttatttgataagaaAACCATAATCAATTATACTACCAGTTagctttttaattaaaaattagtgGGAGATGGGAGAGAGATAACTTGTACGCGAAGAATGAGATCTCGTTACCCCCCTCTTTTGCCAAGTGGATCATAGATGGGCCAAATGTCTAACCTTGCGACACCCAACTAATCAAATCACGCCACGTTTATTTGTCACGTCACACCATTGTGCAGtgcagttaaaaatatatttttttttcggttGTTTCGGCGGCACCGTTATTAAAAACCCAAAGGAATTTATGTTGAACTTACAAATGGGTAAAACCGTCATTTTGATTCGTCTCGAGAAAGAAAGTACTATCCCTCATTAAAAACCTAAAGAAACGCGCTTTCCACGACGGTTTGTGTTAGGTTGGTGTTGTCACACCATATCCTTACTTACTTTTACGATAATACCCCTGTCTCAATCTACGGCTAATCATTTCCATTAATTCAGTTTTTGATTCATCATTTAAAATCActactaataataattaataattttccaTGTACATAAAACGAGAGACGCGACTTTTCTATAATCTACCttgattagaaaagaaaacatccTTAAACAGGATTTTATACAACGAGTGAAAAAACGACTAATTCACGTTTTCACATTCGATAGTTTGAATCTAGACCTCTCCTCATCACTCAAGTTGTAAAGggtaattaagtaaaaaaaaaaaaaagatacaaaagaaagGCACGTGCTATGCCAATGACGGTTATAACCCGAAATCACGTGGTTTAGTCAACTCGCTTTACAGATATTCCGAAGAAGAAGTTAGTAGTAGCAGTAGCCTTGCAGTAGTTTTGTTGGACCCACTCTCTCACTCTTCCTTCCACCCCTCTCGTTACGCTGTACCAAAGGCGCGTGATCTCCACTTATAAACCGTAGGCGCGTCGATTCAAGAAGAAACCTTCTGCCCCACCACCACATCCACCActacgtcttcttcttccttctacaAATACCCCACAGTCTCTTTCCCTCGtcttctaagtttttttttttttttttttttttttcgcctGAGACTGGGTCCCTTGAGATTTCTCTCATTATTGATACTTAAACAAGCAGCAACCTCCTCCTTTctccgtttcttttttttataaactcttcTTCGCTCTCCGTAAAAACTAAATcagttaaacaaaaacaaaaacaagaaaaaagaaaaagctatgGAACCTTGTAGCGTAACCGAGGATGCTGAGTTTTGGCTTCCGACTGAGTTTCTTACTGACGACGATTTTCTCGTTGCTAAAGAGAACAACGCTGGTGGAGGACTCGATCTCGATGACTCCTTCTCTTACGGGCCGCGTCTTGGATTTGGGGCTTTTCGCTCTACCGTTAAGCCTAATAACGCATGGTCTATGGGTAAGGAAGGTGACGATGAGAAGTTCTTAGCCGGATTGACTCGGCAGATGGTTCAGTCATCTCTGGAAGATGATTTCTCCGGTGGATTTTGCGGTGATCACTCTTTTCCCGCCGGTAACAACACCAAGGTACTTCGATTTGGACCTTAAACCGTTCTCAATCGTCTTTCTGTTTGCATATGgtttttaactgttttttttttgtatggttcGTCAGGCTTTGGGTATGAATCGTTCGCCTCTGTGTGTCGCCGGAACCGACTGCTGTTGCCGGACTCAGAGATCGAACCAGAATTGCAACTCTCGAGTTTCTTCATGGGATCTGCACTGTGCCGCGGCGGAGGAAGTAGCCAGGATGAGTATCATCGACGAACACTACCAGACTAGTGGCAGAGGACTTCTCGCTCCTCCCACAAAACTTTCCTCCTCTGCCTCCGCCACCACCGTCAAAAACAACCCTAGCAACGGTACCGGTTTCTACAGCCACCGTCAATCTCTCCCATACCAGAAGCTACAAGCTATCCAAGTAATGAATCATTATCGATAACTCtctaaagatttgatttttttctgaatcttttgttgttgtgtgtgtgcGATTGTGCCtgattggtttgtttttctCGTTTGTCTTCTTGTGCAGTATCAGCAGCTAAAGCAGCAACAGCTGatgaaacatcatcatcatcatcgcccATTGGTGCATCAGAGCAGAGGAGTAAGACTTAATAATAATGGTAACAAAAATGTTGGTGGTCCAGTGGATTTGTCGTCTTCTGCATGGTCTAATTATCAGCTTCCGAGGCGTGATGTTATGAGAGCTGTATTCATCGGAGATCAAACCGGAAAGCGTGGCTCAACCGGAACCGGAGTCTTCTTACCCCGTAGCGTTGACCACTCTTCTTCAAGGAGAGCTGAGACTCGTGACGATAAGCCCAGtaagttccaaaaaaaaagcatacttTTTTCCAAATGTCATTTTTGGTTATCCAAACGTTTCGTTGGTTTCTGATGAGAAAATGGTTGTTACTTTTGTGTTTAGCTCTATCGACTGTTTTGGTTCCGGCTAGACTAGCTCATGTCCTGAATCTGAACGTAGGCGAACCAGTCCGgtcatcttctggaaatctcaACGGTAATACAAAATCTCGACCTCGAGTGCTTATTTAACTTATTTTAAGCAGTCAATTTTATAATCcaattggtttaatttcttgttAATTAATCATGCAGATGTGTCGTGGAGACAGAGGAGCAACAAT
The Camelina sativa cultivar DH55 chromosome 6, Cs, whole genome shotgun sequence genome window above contains:
- the LOC104791671 gene encoding uncharacterized protein LOC104791671 isoform X2, which produces MEPCSVTEDAEFWLPTEFLTDDDFLVAKENNAGGGLDLDDSFSYGPRLGFGAFRSTVKPNNAWSMGKEGDDEKFLAGLTRQMVQSSLEDDFSGGFCGDHSFPAGNNTKALGMNRSPLCVAGTDCCCRTQRSNQNCNSRVSSWDLHCAAAEEVARMSIIDEHYQTSGRGLLAPPTKLSSSASATTVKNNPSNGTGFYSHRQSLPYQKLQAIQQLKQQQLMKHHHHHRPLVHQSRGVRLNNNGNKNVGGPVDLSSSAWSNYQLPRRDVMRAVFIGDQTGKRGSTGTGVFLPRSVDHSSSRRAETRDDKPTLSTVLVPARLAHVLNLNVGEPVRSSSGNLNDVSWRQRSNNGGFSSQLHGGVRAEQPVNEPRLPSEWAY
- the LOC104791671 gene encoding uncharacterized protein LOC104791671 isoform X1 yields the protein MEPCSVTEDAEFWLPTEFLTDDDFLVAKENNAGGGLDLDDSFSYGPRLGFGAFRSTVKPNNAWSMGKEGDDEKFLAGLTRQMVQSSLEDDFSGGFCGDHSFPAGNNTKALGMNRSPLCVAGTDCCCRTQRSNQNCNSRVSSWDLHCAAAEEVARMSIIDEHYQTSGRGLLAPPTKLSSSASATTVKNNPSNGTGFYSHRQSLPYQKLQAIQYQQLKQQQLMKHHHHHRPLVHQSRGVRLNNNGNKNVGGPVDLSSSAWSNYQLPRRDVMRAVFIGDQTGKRGSTGTGVFLPRSVDHSSSRRAETRDDKPTLSTVLVPARLAHVLNLNVGEPVRSSSGNLNDVSWRQRSNNGGFSSQLHGGVRAEQPVNEPRLPSEWAY